Proteins encoded in a region of the uncultured Paludibaculum sp. genome:
- a CDS encoding pyridoxal phosphate-dependent aminotransferase, producing MRRKYSDYMNWAKTRSHARFNLATSGVGSFPLRELPIGIDDLEINGDTKYGFPPLRQALAAKCGVSPDCVVTADGASQANYLATAAILEPGDEVLIEQPAYELLVSAAQFTGATVKRFLRREENAYALDVEEIRRNITSKTRLIVITNLHNPTSVQANPAVFAKIGALAREAGARVLVDEIYVDAIYENTPTSVFHLGPEFVVTNSLTKVYGVSGLRCGWILAEPELAWAMYRLNDLFGSIPSHPGNQIAVRVLEHLDMVRDRARHVVEADRALFEAFLGEHPQVIAPRTTHGTTAFLRLAGGGAPEFVERLRAEYDTSVVPGRFFDTPDHFRVGMGVNTAMFSEGLRRMGELLREFRPA from the coding sequence ATGAGGCGAAAGTACTCCGACTACATGAACTGGGCCAAGACCCGGAGCCACGCCCGGTTCAATCTGGCCACCAGCGGTGTTGGTTCGTTTCCGCTGCGCGAGCTGCCAATTGGCATCGACGATCTGGAGATCAACGGCGACACGAAGTATGGCTTCCCGCCCCTGCGCCAGGCTTTGGCCGCCAAGTGCGGCGTCAGCCCGGATTGCGTGGTGACGGCCGATGGTGCGTCGCAGGCAAACTACCTGGCCACGGCCGCGATCCTGGAGCCCGGCGATGAGGTATTGATCGAGCAGCCGGCCTACGAGTTACTGGTGTCGGCCGCCCAGTTTACAGGCGCCACCGTGAAGCGGTTCCTGCGCCGCGAAGAAAACGCCTACGCGTTGGATGTTGAGGAGATCCGACGCAACATCACGTCGAAGACCCGGCTCATCGTCATCACCAACCTGCACAACCCCACTAGTGTGCAGGCCAACCCCGCGGTGTTCGCCAAGATCGGCGCCCTGGCGCGCGAGGCCGGGGCACGGGTCCTGGTCGACGAGATCTATGTCGACGCCATCTACGAGAACACGCCCACCAGCGTATTCCACCTGGGGCCGGAGTTCGTCGTCACCAACAGCCTCACTAAGGTATACGGCGTCAGCGGGTTGCGCTGCGGCTGGATTCTGGCCGAGCCGGAGCTGGCCTGGGCAATGTACCGGCTGAACGATCTGTTTGGCTCCATCCCGTCGCATCCCGGCAACCAGATCGCCGTGCGGGTGCTGGAGCACCTCGATATGGTGCGCGATCGCGCCCGCCACGTGGTCGAGGCGGATCGGGCTCTGTTCGAGGCGTTCCTTGGTGAGCATCCCCAGGTGATCGCCCCGCGCACCACCCATGGCACCACGGCCTTCTTGCGGCTGGCTGGCGGTGGAGCCCCGGAGTTTGTCGAGCGGCTCCGTGCGGAATATGACACCTCCGTGGTGCCGGGCCGTTTCTTCGACACTCCCGACCACTTCCGCGTCGGCATGGGCGTG
- a CDS encoding MGMT family protein, producing MGREPRIPKEKIVRALMKEIQRPNEARDSEIIRVIRSIPKGKVATYSQIAGAAGYPMYHRLVARILRHSGGRLPWQRVVGAGGEIKLHMDAALEQRMRLEMEGVTFRGRKVNMEKHQHVFRMWEEE from the coding sequence ATGGGGCGAGAGCCGAGGATTCCGAAAGAGAAGATTGTCCGGGCGCTGATGAAGGAGATCCAGCGTCCCAACGAAGCGCGTGATTCCGAGATCATTCGTGTGATCCGGTCGATCCCCAAGGGCAAGGTCGCGACCTACTCGCAGATCGCGGGCGCGGCCGGGTATCCCATGTACCACCGCCTGGTGGCGCGAATCCTGAGGCATTCCGGGGGGCGGCTACCCTGGCAGCGCGTCGTGGGCGCCGGAGGCGAGATCAAGCTGCACATGGATGCGGCACTGGAACAGCGGATGCGGCTGGAGATGGAAGGCGTGACGTTCCGGGGACGGAAGGTGAATATGGAGAAGCACCAGCATGTGTTCCGGATGTGGGAGGAGGAGTAA
- the ilvC gene encoding ketol-acid reductoisomerase has protein sequence MAKRFYEKDGSLAPLAGKTVAIVGYGSQGHAHALNLRDSGVNVIVGLPPTSKSKAKAESAGLTVVTPAEAGAQADFIMILVPDHIQADLYNNDLAPSMKPGKTLMFAHGFNIHFGFITPPAGVDVSMIAPKAPGHRVREVFTEGQGVPALIAVAQDASGKAHENALAYALALGSLKAGVIETTFKEETESDLFGEQAVLCGGASELIRAGFETLVDAGYAPEIAYFECLHELKLIVDLIYEGGLSYMRYSVSDTAEYGDYTRGPRIINEQTRAEMRKILSEIQSGEFAKTWMAENKSGRSGFLAMREGARKQRIETVGAELREMMTFLKKKKVEE, from the coding sequence ATGGCAAAACGTTTTTATGAGAAGGACGGCTCGCTCGCTCCGCTCGCGGGCAAGACAGTGGCCATCGTCGGCTACGGCTCGCAGGGCCATGCACACGCGCTAAACCTGAGGGATTCGGGCGTGAATGTGATTGTGGGCCTGCCGCCCACATCCAAGTCAAAGGCGAAGGCCGAATCCGCCGGGCTCACCGTGGTGACGCCGGCGGAAGCGGGCGCGCAGGCCGACTTCATCATGATTCTCGTGCCGGATCACATCCAGGCCGACCTTTATAACAACGACCTGGCGCCGTCGATGAAGCCGGGCAAGACGCTGATGTTCGCTCACGGCTTCAACATCCACTTCGGCTTCATCACTCCTCCGGCCGGCGTGGACGTTTCCATGATCGCGCCCAAGGCCCCCGGCCACCGCGTCCGCGAAGTCTTCACCGAAGGCCAGGGCGTCCCCGCCCTGATCGCCGTCGCGCAGGACGCGTCCGGCAAAGCCCACGAGAACGCTCTGGCTTATGCCCTGGCGCTGGGTTCCCTCAAGGCGGGTGTCATCGAGACGACATTCAAGGAAGAGACGGAGTCAGACCTCTTCGGCGAGCAGGCCGTGTTGTGCGGCGGCGCTTCGGAGCTCATCCGAGCCGGGTTCGAAACCCTGGTGGATGCCGGCTACGCGCCGGAAATCGCCTACTTCGAGTGCCTGCACGAGCTCAAGCTGATTGTCGACCTCATCTATGAAGGCGGCCTCAGCTACATGCGCTACTCGGTCTCCGACACGGCCGAGTATGGCGACTACACCCGTGGCCCGCGTATCATCAACGAACAGACGCGAGCCGAGATGCGGAAGATCCTCTCCGAGATCCAGAGCGGCGAATTCGCCAAGACCTGGATGGCCGAGAACAAGAGCGGCCGCTCCGGCTTCCTGGCCATGCGGGAAGGCGCGCGCAAGCAGCGTATCGAAACAGTCGGCGCCGAGTTGCGCGAGATGATGACCTTCCTCAAGAAGAAGAAGGTAGAAGAGTAA
- a CDS encoding quinone oxidoreductase, with product MKAVFVTEFGGVDKLRYEDLPVPEPTESQALVRIHAIGVNFIDIYFRTGLYPAPPPVILGMEAAGVVEAVAPDVTSVKPGDRVAFGTIRGSYAEYAAIPAWQLVPIPDEVDFQTAAGAMLQGMTAHYLTHSTYPLKPGDTCLVHAAAGGAGQWIVTAAKVRGARVIGTTSSAAKMEVAKKAGCDEVINYVEQEFDTEVRKLTDGHGVDVVYDSVGAATWERSLNSIKRRGMMVTFGNASGPVPPMAPLVLNQKGSLFLTRPKLGDYTVTREELEWRASDIFRWLADGTLKLNVHKVYPLADAGQAQTDLESRKTTGKLILVP from the coding sequence ATGAAAGCTGTCTTTGTTACCGAGTTCGGCGGCGTCGATAAGCTGCGCTACGAAGACCTCCCGGTGCCGGAGCCGACGGAGAGCCAAGCCCTCGTCCGCATCCACGCCATCGGCGTGAACTTCATCGATATCTACTTCCGCACCGGACTGTACCCGGCGCCGCCGCCGGTGATTCTCGGCATGGAAGCAGCCGGTGTCGTGGAAGCGGTGGCGCCCGATGTGACGAGCGTCAAACCAGGCGACCGCGTGGCCTTCGGAACCATCCGCGGCTCTTACGCCGAATACGCCGCCATACCGGCCTGGCAGTTGGTTCCGATCCCCGACGAGGTGGATTTCCAGACGGCCGCCGGCGCCATGCTGCAGGGCATGACCGCGCACTACCTGACGCACTCCACCTACCCGCTGAAGCCCGGAGACACCTGCCTGGTGCATGCAGCCGCGGGCGGCGCGGGCCAGTGGATTGTGACCGCGGCGAAAGTGCGCGGCGCCCGCGTCATCGGCACCACTTCCTCGGCCGCCAAGATGGAGGTAGCGAAGAAGGCGGGCTGCGATGAAGTCATCAACTACGTGGAGCAGGAGTTCGATACAGAGGTGCGCAAGCTCACGGACGGGCACGGCGTGGACGTGGTCTACGATTCGGTCGGCGCCGCGACCTGGGAGCGCAGTCTGAACTCAATCAAGCGGCGCGGCATGATGGTGACGTTCGGCAACGCCAGCGGCCCGGTGCCCCCAATGGCACCTCTGGTGCTGAACCAGAAGGGCTCGCTGTTTCTCACCCGGCCGAAGCTCGGAGACTACACGGTCACGCGTGAGGAACTGGAATGGCGCGCGTCGGACATCTTCCGCTGGCTGGCCGACGGGACACTGAAGCTGAATGTCCACAAGGTCTACCCGTTGGCCGATGCGGGACAGGCGCAGACCGACCTGGAGTCGCGCAAAACGACCGGCAAGCTGATCCTCGTCCCCTAG
- the cimA gene encoding citramalate synthase has protein sequence MRIWTFDTTLRDGTQGEAVSFSVEDKLLITQKLDELGIDYIEGGWPMSNPKDKEFFLKARELKLKHAKLTAFGATRFARNPVEKDSNVLALLEAETPVISIFGKTWDIHATRVLGITLEENLTLIADTVRFLKDHGREVVYDAEHFFDGYNANPDYALSTLEAAKEAGADVLCLCDTNGGTLTHRLAEIVSIVRERFDGVLGIHCHNDCDLAVANTMAAVDQGVTHVQGCVNGYGERCGNANLSSVIANLEAKLGHSTIGPEKLTSLTSVAHYIAELANLPVPAGQPFVGRSAFAHKGGVHVSAVLKDSITYEHIRPSVVGNRQRVLLSDLSGRGNILYKLQQYGLSDRLTDEAKRELLDRMKTMEYLGYELEAAEGTFELLVREALQPGMHFFEVVSFEVGTRMIGSRPSETTATIILRINEAIHSATTTGEGPMNALDLCLRQCISATYPAIANVRLTDYKVRVISTEKGTASKVRVLVEWSDHRRSWATVGVSDNVLEASWNALVDAIRLELMRLADKDESIEKAVEDYCWGV, from the coding sequence ATGCGTATCTGGACATTTGACACCACCCTCCGTGACGGCACGCAAGGCGAAGCCGTGTCTTTCTCAGTGGAAGACAAGCTGCTCATTACCCAGAAGCTCGACGAACTGGGTATCGACTACATAGAGGGCGGCTGGCCGATGTCCAACCCGAAGGACAAGGAGTTCTTCCTGAAGGCGCGTGAGCTGAAGCTGAAACATGCCAAGCTCACCGCCTTCGGGGCGACCCGGTTTGCCCGCAATCCGGTGGAGAAAGACTCCAACGTCCTCGCGCTGCTGGAGGCCGAAACTCCCGTCATCAGCATCTTCGGAAAGACCTGGGATATTCACGCGACTCGCGTGCTGGGCATCACCCTCGAAGAGAACTTGACCCTCATCGCCGACACCGTGCGCTTCCTCAAGGACCATGGCCGCGAGGTAGTTTACGACGCCGAGCACTTCTTCGACGGCTACAACGCGAATCCTGACTATGCTCTCAGCACGCTGGAAGCCGCCAAGGAAGCCGGTGCCGACGTGCTTTGCCTGTGCGACACCAACGGCGGCACCTTGACGCACCGCCTGGCCGAGATCGTCAGCATCGTGCGCGAGCGCTTTGACGGCGTGCTGGGCATCCACTGCCACAACGACTGTGACCTGGCCGTGGCCAACACGATGGCAGCAGTCGATCAGGGAGTCACGCATGTTCAAGGCTGCGTCAACGGCTATGGCGAACGCTGCGGCAACGCGAATCTGTCCAGTGTGATTGCCAACCTGGAAGCCAAGTTGGGCCACTCCACCATCGGGCCCGAGAAGCTGACGTCGCTCACGTCGGTGGCGCACTACATCGCGGAACTGGCGAACCTGCCGGTGCCCGCCGGCCAACCCTTCGTGGGCCGTAGCGCCTTCGCGCACAAAGGTGGCGTGCACGTCAGCGCCGTGTTGAAGGACTCCATCACATATGAGCACATCAGGCCGTCGGTGGTGGGCAACCGGCAACGTGTGCTGCTCAGCGACCTGAGCGGGCGCGGCAACATTCTCTACAAGCTGCAGCAGTACGGCCTCAGCGACCGTTTGACGGACGAAGCGAAGCGCGAACTGCTCGACCGCATGAAGACGATGGAATACCTCGGCTATGAACTGGAAGCGGCCGAAGGGACGTTCGAATTGCTCGTGCGCGAGGCGCTGCAGCCCGGCATGCACTTCTTCGAAGTGGTGAGCTTCGAAGTGGGCACGCGGATGATCGGCAGCCGCCCGTCGGAGACCACCGCGACCATCATTCTGCGTATCAACGAGGCAATCCATTCGGCGACGACGACGGGCGAGGGCCCGATGAACGCGCTGGATCTGTGCCTGCGGCAATGCATCTCGGCCACGTATCCGGCAATTGCGAACGTGCGCCTGACCGACTATAAAGTGCGTGTGATTTCCACCGAGAAGGGCACGGCGTCGAAGGTGCGCGTGCTCGTCGAATGGTCGGATCATCGGCGGTCATGGGCCACGGTCGGTGTCAGCGACAACGTGCTGGAGGCGTCGTGGAATGCGCTGGTGGACGCGATCCGGCTGGAGCTGATGCGGCTGGCGGACAAGGATGAGTCGATCGAAAAGGCCGTGGAGGACTACTGCTGGGGCGTGTAG